One window of Saccharopolyspora phatthalungensis genomic DNA carries:
- a CDS encoding DUF397 domain-containing protein, translating into MSADNEIVDDKAHIRHRLDFTDAEWITSTDDPDEPGVEIAFLDGYIGMRNGAEPDGPVLVFTPEEWDAFVAGAKDGEFDEP; encoded by the coding sequence GTGAGTGCAGACAACGAGATCGTCGACGACAAGGCGCACATCCGGCACCGGCTGGACTTCACCGACGCGGAGTGGATCACCAGCACGGATGACCCGGACGAGCCGGGCGTGGAGATCGCCTTCCTTGACGGCTACATCGGCATGCGCAACGGTGCCGAGCCAGATGGTCCGGTTCTGGTCTTCACTCCCGAGGAGTGGGACGCATTCGTGGCCGGCGCCAAGGACGGTGAGTTCGACGAGCCGTGA